The following are encoded together in the Rhizobium sp. SSA_523 genome:
- a CDS encoding proton-conducting transporter membrane subunit has translation MLYALPMLAPLLLAGAALYAFRSPQLRPRRAIRLAEFASLAAVLVALASGVVLFVQGPGTSPSLGSGLLALSTRLDAVSLAMLLLVSFVGWIVLRFAGTFLDGEPRQGGFTGWMTATLAAVLLLVQSGTLLQLVIGWIATSLLLHQLLLFYPERRAARAAARKKFIVSRIGDMALIGAVLLLFSAYESGDIATILNAARDGEATTQATAAAALLALCALLKSAQFPTHGWLTEVMETPTPVSALLHAGVVNAGGFLLIRFADLMVQTPLVLAVLVMIGGFTALFGSIVMLTQSAVKTSLAWSTVAQMGFMILQCGLALFPIAMLHIVAHSFYKAHAFLASGSAIGTVAVTKRPGPVAIPDARAVGRAFLLALAIYAVIGALFGFAEKAPQALALGAILIFGVAYLIAQGLADAAPWALTWRTALSAIGAATAYFALHRLFDQLMLGTLPAPPVPGPLEWTLMLLAVITFGLVAVAQSLFPLWAYHPAAAGLRVHLANGLYVNALFDRLLGGWSVSRPTSSIPAPAKD, from the coding sequence ATGTTGTACGCCTTGCCCATGCTCGCGCCGCTCCTTCTTGCCGGTGCCGCCCTCTACGCTTTCCGGTCTCCGCAATTGCGTCCGAGACGCGCGATACGCCTTGCCGAATTTGCAAGTCTCGCCGCCGTTCTCGTAGCGCTCGCGTCGGGCGTCGTGCTTTTCGTGCAAGGGCCGGGCACGAGCCCCTCTCTCGGCTCCGGCCTCCTCGCGCTATCCACCCGGCTGGACGCGGTCAGCCTGGCAATGCTGCTCCTCGTTTCCTTCGTCGGCTGGATTGTCCTGCGTTTTGCAGGGACCTTCCTAGACGGCGAGCCGAGGCAGGGAGGCTTTACCGGCTGGATGACGGCGACACTTGCGGCCGTGCTTCTCCTGGTCCAGTCCGGTACGCTGCTGCAGCTGGTCATCGGCTGGATCGCCACCAGTCTCCTGCTGCACCAGCTGCTTCTCTTCTATCCCGAGCGGCGCGCGGCGCGGGCTGCGGCACGCAAGAAGTTCATCGTCTCGCGCATCGGGGATATGGCACTTATCGGCGCAGTGCTTCTGCTTTTCAGCGCTTATGAGAGCGGCGACATAGCAACCATTCTCAACGCCGCGCGCGATGGCGAGGCCACCACGCAGGCAACGGCCGCCGCTGCCCTGCTGGCGCTCTGTGCGCTCTTGAAGTCCGCGCAATTTCCCACCCATGGCTGGCTGACGGAAGTCATGGAAACGCCCACTCCGGTGTCCGCGCTGCTGCATGCCGGGGTGGTCAATGCCGGCGGCTTTCTGCTCATCCGTTTTGCCGATCTCATGGTGCAAACGCCCCTGGTTCTGGCAGTGCTGGTGATGATCGGCGGCTTTACCGCCCTCTTCGGCAGCATCGTCATGCTGACCCAGTCCGCCGTGAAGACCTCGCTTGCCTGGTCGACGGTTGCGCAAATGGGCTTCATGATCCTGCAATGCGGCCTGGCGCTCTTTCCGATTGCCATGCTGCATATCGTCGCCCATTCGTTCTACAAGGCGCATGCCTTTCTGGCCTCCGGCTCGGCGATCGGGACAGTTGCCGTCACCAAGCGGCCGGGACCGGTTGCCATACCCGATGCCAGGGCTGTCGGTCGCGCCTTCCTTCTGGCGCTCGCCATCTATGCCGTCATCGGAGCACTGTTCGGCTTTGCCGAAAAGGCGCCGCAGGCGCTGGCGCTTGGCGCAATCCTGATCTTCGGTGTGGCCTATCTGATCGCTCAGGGACTGGCCGATGCCGCGCCATGGGCGCTGACCTGGCGCACCGCTCTCTCTGCCATCGGTGCGGCGACAGCCTATTTCGCTCTGCACCGACTGTTCGACCAGCTGATGCTCGGCACGCTGCCGGCGCCGCCGGTGCCTGGCCCGCTGGAATGGACGCTGATGCTGCTTGCGGTCATCACCTTCGGCCTGGTTGCGGTCGCCCAATCGCTTTTCCCTCTCTGGGCCTACCACCCGGCCGCGGCCGGCCTCCGGGTCCATCTGGCCAACGGCCTTTATGTCAATGCGCTCTTCGATCGGCTGCTTGGCGGCTGGAGCGTGTCGCGCCCCACCTCCTCCATCCCGGCCCCTGCGAAGGACTGA
- a CDS encoding YbcC family protein, which yields MTTTHTIDSLHGEALWQAADKAVRAIPPAWPLTATVAVNPFLGQAGDTLEQTSALLARIGGIRLAASHQRIAHKMAGGEITDDDLLGAIQSSPYAAGIELTALKAALLTQPPPVAALPTIADLAAKATGQDWPGFVSERIGAFAAGYFDEGQALWAASRRNGLYAAWRAYASHDLTPEIFGLKGFGFHVIDMPESPRAAIERAAVALGLGAEPGTYFHQLLLTLGGWAQLARHLQFKAEMETGTDTTVVELLALRLVFEEALYHCHKAKIETAWQAIRRAHAEPVTVDEETRIDGLLQLAVERAMQRRLAAVLASPATTSVPREGGKAPAMPARITADIPSETPAEIEKSAEAADLRPMLQAAFCIDVRSEVFRRALESLDPAIRTLGFAGFFGLAVQHRAFASDVCEARLPVLLRPSLFTCSAVFEGDEAARSEEADRRARFRARAIRAWGRFKLAAVSSFAFVEAMGPVYAGKLLRDGLGLAKAKGPAVHQPHFSSDLDLDQRGLIAETVLKAMSLTDGFGRIVLICGHGANVVNNPHESSLHCGACGGYSGDINARLLAGLLNEPAVRGRLAVKGIDIPEDTIFIAALHDTTTDRVSLFEADLQNAASAEDLALIRHWLDEASRLARAERSLRLPQAREETVIARSRDWSQVRPELGLAGCRAFIAAPRSRSRGRVLGGQVFLHDYVWQKDEGFKILELILTAPVVVASWISLQYFGSCLAPPLFGAGNKLLHNVVGGMGVVEGNGGNLRAGLAWQSVHDGEDLLHDPMRLTVAVEAPKEAITGILQLHPSVRALFDHGWLHLLILDARGQAVWRYAGELRWAAPFETGLADAGYKDAGYRAAGYGAAG from the coding sequence ATGACCACGACCCATACCATTGACAGCCTGCATGGCGAGGCCCTGTGGCAGGCCGCAGACAAGGCGGTTCGGGCGATACCGCCGGCCTGGCCGCTGACGGCGACGGTCGCCGTCAATCCCTTCCTCGGCCAGGCCGGCGACACGCTGGAGCAGACATCCGCTTTGCTTGCGAGGATCGGCGGCATAAGGCTTGCCGCGTCCCATCAGCGCATTGCCCACAAGATGGCGGGCGGCGAAATTACCGATGACGATCTCCTCGGCGCCATCCAGTCGAGCCCGTACGCGGCCGGGATCGAGCTTACGGCGCTGAAGGCCGCTCTCCTGACGCAGCCGCCGCCGGTCGCGGCCCTGCCGACCATTGCCGATCTCGCGGCGAAGGCCACAGGCCAGGATTGGCCGGGTTTTGTTTCCGAGCGGATCGGCGCCTTCGCCGCCGGCTATTTTGACGAAGGCCAGGCGCTCTGGGCGGCCTCCCGGCGGAACGGCCTCTATGCCGCCTGGCGCGCCTATGCCAGCCACGACCTGACGCCGGAAATCTTCGGCCTGAAAGGTTTCGGCTTCCATGTCATCGATATGCCGGAGAGTCCGCGGGCAGCCATCGAGCGGGCAGCCGTTGCCCTCGGCCTCGGGGCGGAACCGGGCACCTATTTCCATCAATTGCTGCTGACACTCGGTGGCTGGGCGCAGCTTGCCCGCCACCTCCAGTTCAAGGCCGAGATGGAGACAGGCACCGATACGACGGTGGTCGAATTGCTGGCTCTCCGGCTTGTCTTCGAAGAGGCGCTCTATCACTGCCACAAGGCAAAGATCGAAACTGCCTGGCAGGCCATTCGTCGTGCCCATGCCGAACCCGTCACTGTCGATGAGGAGACCAGGATCGATGGTCTGCTGCAGCTCGCCGTGGAGCGCGCCATGCAGCGCCGGCTTGCCGCCGTTTTGGCGTCTCCCGCGACGACATCCGTTCCAAGAGAAGGCGGGAAAGCACCCGCAATGCCCGCTAGAATAACCGCCGACATCCCTTCCGAGACGCCGGCTGAGATAGAAAAGAGTGCCGAAGCCGCGGACCTGCGGCCGATGCTGCAGGCGGCCTTCTGCATCGACGTGCGGTCCGAAGTGTTTCGCCGCGCTTTGGAAAGCCTTGATCCGGCCATCCGCACGCTGGGCTTTGCCGGCTTTTTCGGTCTTGCCGTGCAGCATAGGGCTTTTGCCTCGGATGTCTGCGAGGCGCGCCTGCCGGTGCTCCTGCGGCCCAGCCTCTTCACCTGCAGCGCCGTGTTTGAAGGTGACGAAGCGGCGCGCAGCGAGGAGGCCGACCGGCGTGCAAGGTTCCGCGCCCGCGCCATCCGTGCCTGGGGTCGCTTCAAGCTGGCGGCGGTGTCTTCCTTCGCCTTTGTGGAAGCCATGGGACCGGTCTATGCTGGCAAATTGCTGCGCGACGGGCTCGGCCTTGCCAAGGCGAAAGGCCCGGCCGTCCATCAGCCACATTTCTCTTCTGATCTCGACCTCGATCAGCGCGGCCTGATTGCCGAAACGGTGCTGAAGGCCATGTCGCTGACCGACGGCTTTGGCCGCATCGTCCTGATCTGTGGCCACGGCGCGAATGTGGTCAACAATCCGCATGAAAGCAGCCTGCATTGCGGGGCGTGCGGGGGCTATTCCGGCGATATCAATGCGCGCCTCCTCGCCGGCCTGCTCAACGAACCCGCCGTGAGGGGCCGGCTTGCTGTGAAAGGCATCGATATCCCCGAAGATACGATCTTCATCGCGGCCTTGCACGATACGACAACCGACAGGGTGTCGCTTTTCGAAGCCGACCTGCAGAACGCGGCGTCAGCTGAGGATCTTGCCCTGATCCGGCACTGGCTGGACGAGGCGAGCCGATTGGCCCGTGCGGAGCGCTCGCTGCGGCTGCCGCAGGCCCGCGAAGAGACGGTGATCGCGCGCAGCCGCGACTGGTCGCAGGTGCGGCCCGAGCTCGGCCTTGCCGGATGCCGCGCCTTCATCGCCGCGCCGCGTTCCCGCAGCCGGGGCCGGGTGCTGGGTGGCCAGGTCTTCCTGCATGATTATGTCTGGCAAAAGGATGAGGGCTTCAAGATCCTCGAACTCATTCTGACTGCGCCGGTGGTTGTCGCAAGCTGGATCAGCCTTCAGTATTTTGGCTCCTGCCTTGCGCCTCCGCTGTTCGGTGCCGGCAACAAGCTTTTGCACAATGTCGTCGGCGGCATGGGTGTGGTGGAAGGCAATGGCGGCAATCTGCGCGCAGGCCTTGCCTGGCAGTCGGTGCATGACGGGGAGGATCTCCTGCATGACCCGATGAGACTGACCGTCGCCGTCGAAGCGCCGAAGGAGGCCATCACCGGTATCCTTCAGCTGCACCCTTCCGTCCGCGCGCTGTTCGATCATGGCTGGTTGCATCTGCTTATCCTGGACGCCCGCGGGCAGGCAGTCTGGCGCTATGCGGGAGAGCTTCGCTGGGCCGCGCCCTTCGAAACCGGCCTGGCTGACGCGGGTTACAAGGATGCGGGTTACAGGGCTGCGGGTTACGGGGCTGCGGGCTGA
- a CDS encoding MFS transporter, giving the protein MSSDTISPSTPSAIGTAQETANWPAVAALAFGLFSLVTTELLPIGVITPMALELGVSEGAAGQAITATALIAAAAGPLLVLGSGRLDRQRVLRMLGVLFVIATLLAAFATSLPMLLAARAILGVALGGSWAMAMALTMRLVPIARLPRALAVIFTGVSVANVIAPPLAAYLSQILSWRAAFGMAAILAFVALAAQVLTIPRLPTAVPPSLASFRATLARPAVLTGLATVFFVMCGNTAGLSFVRPFLETGPQLDVQSISLALLTFGVAGFAGNLVGGVLASKSPALTAAGGALVVAGGTLLLTTAEGPLLPALAAIAIWGLGFGAFPVAISSWNAQAAPDHAESAGAMLSTGFQLAIASGAVIGGLALEGFGFAAPIYVAALAAASGAAVMVMIGRPSERRRKAE; this is encoded by the coding sequence ATGTCCTCCGATACCATCTCTCCCTCCACGCCCTCTGCCATCGGCACGGCCCAGGAGACGGCGAACTGGCCTGCCGTCGCCGCACTGGCTTTCGGACTGTTCAGTCTGGTCACAACCGAGCTTCTTCCGATCGGCGTGATCACGCCGATGGCCTTGGAGCTCGGCGTCAGCGAAGGCGCAGCCGGTCAGGCCATCACCGCCACGGCGCTCATCGCGGCGGCCGCGGGACCGCTTCTGGTGCTTGGCTCCGGTCGTCTGGACCGCCAAAGAGTGCTCAGAATGCTGGGGGTGCTGTTCGTCATCGCAACGCTTCTGGCGGCATTCGCCACCAGCCTGCCAATGCTGCTCGCCGCGCGCGCCATTCTGGGTGTGGCGCTTGGGGGAAGCTGGGCCATGGCCATGGCTCTGACCATGCGGCTCGTCCCGATCGCAAGACTGCCTCGGGCGCTCGCCGTAATCTTCACCGGGGTCTCGGTCGCCAATGTCATTGCGCCTCCTCTCGCGGCTTATCTCAGCCAGATTTTGAGCTGGCGCGCCGCCTTTGGCATGGCGGCCATTCTGGCGTTCGTCGCGCTGGCTGCGCAGGTCCTCACGATTCCCAGGCTTCCTACGGCCGTGCCGCCCAGCCTTGCCTCATTCAGAGCCACACTGGCTCGTCCTGCTGTCCTCACCGGACTTGCTACCGTTTTCTTCGTCATGTGCGGCAACACTGCCGGCCTGTCCTTCGTCCGGCCTTTTCTGGAAACCGGGCCGCAGCTCGATGTGCAATCGATCTCGCTCGCTCTTTTGACCTTCGGTGTGGCCGGCTTTGCCGGAAACCTGGTGGGCGGGGTTCTGGCCTCGAAAAGCCCGGCGCTGACGGCTGCCGGGGGTGCGCTGGTGGTCGCGGGGGGAACCTTGTTGCTCACCACCGCGGAAGGTCCGCTTCTTCCCGCTCTGGCCGCCATTGCGATCTGGGGCCTGGGCTTCGGGGCTTTTCCTGTGGCGATTTCCAGCTGGAACGCGCAGGCCGCGCCCGACCACGCGGAAAGTGCCGGTGCCATGCTGTCGACGGGCTTTCAGCTCGCCATTGCGAGCGGCGCGGTCATTGGCGGCCTGGCGCTGGAGGGTTTCGGCTTTGCCGCGCCAATCTACGTGGCCGCCCTTGCCGCCGCCAGCGGAGCCGCCGTCATGGTCATGATCGGCCGGCCGTCGGAACGCCGGCGCAAAGCGGAGTGA
- a CDS encoding GGDEF domain-containing protein codes for MIPKPGSLLQVLQTSLFFRIFAVSFISIHVPLIALIVFLLLGFDPDRTVLFTLLLLATLAGTAACMAALWHLLRPLRSLSGAVAGYQADGLPFQMNLRRNDEVGRLAQAVTAMVAHVDTLMKELRHQATTDSLTGLGNRRWLGERIGEEQSRALRQNEDVSVILFDLDHFKDINDRYGHVVGDRVLMSVGEVVRDSIRPYDLAARVGGEEFCVILPRTTVAEAAAIAERIRAKLELSVITPLEAGRVTASFGVCDSRPGAGLHQILAAADGFLYRSKHGGRNRVSTSQSLGSSAPLLTDP; via the coding sequence ATGATTCCGAAGCCAGGGTCCCTGTTGCAAGTGCTGCAAACCTCATTGTTTTTCCGCATTTTTGCCGTCAGCTTCATATCGATCCACGTGCCGCTGATTGCGCTGATCGTGTTCCTGCTCCTCGGCTTCGATCCGGATCGCACGGTGCTGTTCACCCTGCTATTGCTGGCCACGCTTGCAGGCACGGCGGCCTGCATGGCCGCACTCTGGCATCTCCTGCGGCCGCTCCGCTCCCTGTCCGGCGCGGTGGCAGGGTATCAGGCGGATGGCCTGCCGTTCCAGATGAATCTGCGCCGCAATGACGAGGTCGGCAGGCTGGCACAGGCTGTCACGGCGATGGTGGCACATGTCGACACCTTGATGAAGGAGCTGCGGCATCAGGCGACGACGGACAGTCTCACCGGGCTTGGCAATCGCAGATGGCTGGGAGAGCGGATCGGCGAGGAACAGTCCCGCGCGCTTCGCCAGAACGAAGACGTCTCCGTCATTCTCTTCGATCTCGATCATTTCAAGGACATCAACGACCGCTATGGCCATGTTGTGGGGGATCGGGTGCTGATGAGTGTCGGCGAAGTTGTCCGCGATTCGATCCGTCCTTACGATCTGGCTGCCCGTGTGGGAGGCGAGGAATTCTGCGTCATCCTTCCGCGCACCACTGTTGCCGAGGCGGCCGCCATTGCCGAGCGTATCCGTGCCAAACTGGAACTCAGCGTGATCACGCCGCTGGAAGCCGGACGAGTGACCGCGAGCTTCGGCGTCTGCGACAGCCGGCCGGGCGCGGGTCTTCATCAGATCCTTGCGGCAGCGGACGGTTTCCTGTACCGCTCCAAGCATGGCGGCCGCAACCGCGTGAGCACGTCGCAGTCGCTCGGGTCCTCGGCGCCGCTTCTGACCGATCCCTGA
- a CDS encoding bifunctional diguanylate cyclase/phosphodiesterase, which translates to MSDKTGASKTAAPRRIAFATALTTLVLALSIAGLLGFAILVMRDSANRMDDERALRAANAAIVSFKAKLAATVRDNAVWDDAYTAVNSEEAGSWTYDNWGKTTEAYPLYDSAVVLDRNGVVISAYEKGQVFDPYQRFGASFADMMRAANAPKRDPVLSFARAGSDILLIGSSAIQAYSSTTTDSALAVLSFSKRLSDEVVAQIATEHQLTGLSLSRNPVAPQDGLTVALPGFDGQPVAFFAWPSQKPGSAVFARIKPYILSAAGLLLAFMILILTASRKEAAILRAMAQKAHHQASHDGLTGLLNRTGLLERLAAPAGVGYAPTETLTLHLLDLDGFKAVNDAWGHAVGDVLLKMVAQRLQAVHPEAVYAARLGGDEFALLQIGRTPPDALSAEIVACLAQPFAIGGRTIEIGSSVGHCSQDPTLDPLELVRRADMALYKAKQTGRGRAYAYRPELDAEREQLASLEGQLRQAIASDLIKPVFQPLISVATQKICGVEALARWRSPTGSVAPDIFIPLAERSGLIDELGMKILASAIRSAGRWDRLTLSVNISPIQLCNPTFVDSVTALLEREAFDPRRLTLEITEGVLISNPDQARRAINALKDLGIQFALDDFGCGFASIGALRQFGFDRMKLDRSLVWGLDDEAKGPGVLKATIALAAALNIPVTAEGIETESQARALGAAGCDQLQGYLVGKPMDEEALESLIAQDRLVA; encoded by the coding sequence ATGAGCGACAAGACTGGCGCCTCCAAAACAGCCGCGCCGCGACGCATAGCCTTTGCAACCGCCCTCACCACTCTTGTGCTGGCGCTTTCCATTGCCGGTCTCCTCGGCTTTGCCATTCTGGTCATGCGCGATTCCGCCAATCGAATGGATGACGAAAGGGCCCTGCGGGCGGCAAACGCGGCCATCGTATCCTTCAAGGCCAAGCTGGCGGCCACCGTCCGGGACAACGCCGTCTGGGATGACGCCTATACGGCCGTCAACTCCGAAGAGGCCGGCAGCTGGACCTATGACAACTGGGGAAAGACGACCGAAGCCTATCCACTCTACGATTCAGCCGTCGTCCTCGACAGGAACGGCGTCGTCATCTCCGCCTACGAAAAGGGCCAGGTCTTCGACCCTTACCAGCGTTTCGGCGCAAGCTTTGCCGATATGATGCGTGCGGCGAATGCACCGAAACGCGATCCGGTTCTAAGCTTCGCCAGAGCCGGGTCCGATATCCTCCTGATCGGCTCTTCGGCCATCCAGGCCTATTCGAGCACGACCACGGACAGCGCGCTTGCCGTCCTTAGTTTCTCCAAGCGCCTGTCGGACGAGGTGGTCGCGCAGATCGCGACAGAGCATCAGTTGACGGGCCTTTCTCTAAGCCGCAACCCCGTTGCACCGCAGGATGGGCTGACCGTCGCTTTGCCGGGGTTTGACGGGCAGCCGGTCGCCTTCTTCGCCTGGCCGAGCCAAAAGCCCGGATCGGCCGTCTTCGCGCGGATCAAACCCTATATTCTCTCCGCCGCCGGCCTGCTGCTGGCCTTCATGATCCTGATCCTGACGGCCAGCCGGAAAGAGGCAGCCATATTGCGCGCGATGGCGCAAAAGGCACATCACCAGGCCAGCCATGACGGGTTGACGGGCCTCCTGAACCGCACCGGCTTGCTGGAAAGGCTCGCCGCGCCAGCCGGGGTCGGATATGCACCCACCGAAACGCTGACCCTTCACCTGCTGGATCTGGACGGGTTCAAGGCCGTCAATGATGCCTGGGGCCATGCGGTGGGCGATGTCTTGCTAAAAATGGTCGCGCAGCGCCTGCAGGCCGTTCATCCGGAGGCAGTTTATGCCGCGCGTCTCGGCGGGGATGAGTTCGCCTTGCTGCAGATCGGCCGAACCCCGCCGGACGCTTTGAGTGCCGAGATCGTCGCTTGCCTGGCGCAACCCTTTGCCATTGGCGGACGGACGATCGAAATCGGATCAAGCGTCGGCCATTGCTCGCAGGACCCGACGCTCGATCCTCTCGAACTGGTGAGGCGCGCCGACATGGCCCTTTACAAGGCCAAGCAGACAGGCCGCGGCCGGGCCTATGCCTACAGGCCGGAACTGGATGCCGAACGGGAGCAGCTTGCAAGTCTGGAGGGACAACTGCGCCAGGCGATTGCCAGCGACCTGATAAAGCCGGTCTTCCAGCCGCTGATCTCCGTCGCGACGCAAAAGATATGCGGTGTCGAGGCCCTGGCCCGCTGGCGCAGCCCGACAGGATCGGTGGCCCCCGACATCTTCATTCCCCTGGCGGAGCGATCGGGCCTGATCGACGAACTGGGCATGAAGATCCTGGCATCCGCGATCCGCTCGGCCGGCCGCTGGGATAGATTGACCCTGTCGGTCAACATCTCGCCGATCCAGCTTTGCAACCCGACCTTCGTCGATTCGGTCACGGCCCTCCTGGAGAGGGAGGCATTCGATCCGCGCCGCCTGACGCTGGAGATCACCGAAGGCGTCCTTATCTCCAATCCGGATCAGGCCCGGCGAGCCATCAATGCGCTGAAGGATCTCGGCATACAGTTCGCGCTGGATGACTTCGGCTGCGGTTTTGCCAGCATCGGCGCCTTGCGCCAATTCGGGTTCGACCGGATGAAACTCGACCGGTCTCTGGTCTGGGGTCTTGACGATGAGGCGAAAGGACCCGGCGTGTTGAAGGCGACGATCGCGCTTGCCGCCGCGCTCAATATTCCCGTCACCGCAGAAGGGATCGAGACCGAAAGCCAGGCGCGAGCGCTCGGTGCGGCGGGCTGCGATCAGTTGCAGGGCTACCTGGTCGGCAAACCCATGGACGAGGAGGCGCTCGAAAGCCTGATCGCCCAGGATCGTCTTGTGGCGTGA
- a CDS encoding UxaA family hydrolase, with protein MTTRRILRLNPADNVVVAIADLPAGSTIESGILARARVPRGHKIAARPIAPGEPIRKFGQIIGFASTAIEPGEWVHEKNVTMGEDFERDYAFAADATAVEGLRDGEVPAFFEGFRRADGRAGTRNYIGILSSVNCSATVVDYVADEIMRSGILADYPDIDGIVPLPHGQGCGMAGKGEAFDILARTQWGYASHPNFSAVLLVGLGCEVFQIPRMKEMYRIAEGDHFQSLTIQETGGTRKAVEAGVARVREMLPFAARNKRQPIAASELSLALQCGGSDGYSGLTANPALGVAADMLVRQGGTAILSETPEIYGAEHLLTRRAESAEVGQKIVDLIAWWEAYTARNGGEMNNNPSPGNKAGGLTTILEKSLGAVAKGGNSTLRGVYRYAEKIDRKGFVYMDTPGYDPVAATGQVAGGANILCFTTGRGSAYGCKPVPSIKLATNSELFARMPEDMDINCGDIVEGVTLEEKGRQIFAEILAVASGKPTKSETLGYGRNEFVPWQIGAVM; from the coding sequence ATGACGACTCGTCGAATCCTGCGGCTGAATCCGGCGGACAATGTTGTCGTTGCTATTGCCGACCTGCCGGCCGGCAGCACGATCGAGAGCGGGATCCTTGCCCGTGCCCGCGTGCCGCGTGGCCACAAGATCGCCGCACGACCGATCGCGCCCGGCGAGCCGATCCGCAAGTTCGGTCAGATCATCGGCTTTGCCAGCACGGCGATCGAGCCCGGTGAGTGGGTGCACGAAAAAAACGTCACCATGGGAGAGGATTTCGAGCGCGATTATGCCTTCGCCGCCGATGCGACCGCTGTGGAGGGGCTGCGGGACGGGGAGGTTCCGGCATTCTTCGAGGGCTTCCGCCGCGCCGATGGCCGTGCGGGAACACGCAACTATATCGGCATTCTGTCCTCGGTGAACTGTTCCGCCACGGTGGTCGATTATGTGGCCGACGAGATCATGCGCTCCGGCATTCTCGCCGATTACCCGGATATCGACGGCATCGTGCCTCTTCCGCATGGCCAGGGCTGCGGCATGGCAGGGAAGGGCGAGGCTTTCGACATTCTGGCGCGGACCCAATGGGGCTATGCCAGCCACCCGAATTTCTCCGCGGTCCTTCTTGTCGGCCTCGGCTGCGAAGTCTTCCAGATCCCGCGCATGAAGGAGATGTACAGGATCGCCGAGGGTGATCATTTCCAGTCGCTGACGATCCAGGAGACCGGCGGCACGCGCAAGGCCGTCGAGGCGGGGGTCGCCCGCGTTAGGGAGATGCTGCCCTTTGCGGCGCGCAACAAGCGGCAGCCGATCGCGGCCTCCGAACTCAGCCTCGCTTTGCAATGCGGCGGCTCGGATGGCTATTCCGGCCTGACGGCCAATCCGGCGCTTGGCGTGGCGGCTGATATGCTGGTGCGCCAGGGCGGAACGGCCATCCTCTCCGAAACCCCGGAAATCTACGGGGCGGAACATCTTTTGACCCGCCGGGCGGAAAGCGCCGAAGTCGGGCAGAAGATCGTCGACCTCATCGCCTGGTGGGAGGCCTATACGGCCCGCAACGGCGGCGAGATGAACAATAACCCCTCGCCGGGCAACAAGGCCGGCGGTTTGACCACCATTCTCGAGAAATCCCTGGGCGCGGTGGCCAAGGGCGGAAACTCCACCCTGCGCGGAGTCTATCGCTATGCGGAGAAGATCGACCGCAAAGGCTTCGTCTACATGGATACGCCCGGATACGACCCGGTGGCGGCGACCGGCCAGGTGGCGGGCGGCGCCAATATCCTCTGTTTCACCACCGGCCGCGGTTCTGCCTATGGCTGCAAGCCGGTGCCCTCCATCAAGCTCGCCACCAATAGCGAGCTGTTTGCGCGCATGCCGGAGGATATGGACATCAATTGCGGTGATATCGTCGAGGGTGTGACGCTGGAGGAAAAGGGTCGCCAGATCTTCGCGGAGATCCTGGCCGTGGCATCGGGCAAGCCGACGAAATCGGAAACACTGGGCTATGGCCGCAACGAATTCGTGCCCTGGCAGATCGGCGCGGTGATGTGA
- a CDS encoding zinc-binding alcohol dehydrogenase family protein, protein MKALICDEPGRLSVVDRPIPQRGEGDVLVRIRHVGICGTDFHIYAGKHPFLAYPRVMGHELSGTVEEAPAGSALKRGDGVYIVPYLSCGTCHACRKGLTNACQNIQVLGVHCDGGMAEYLSVPEQNVIPTGGIALADAAMIEFLAIGAHGVRRGDLGPRDRVLVTGAGPIGMSAIIFAKARGSQVTVMDTREDRLAFAVDRLGADARIFADAGAEAAVQEMTQGDGFDVVIDATGNAIPMQRGFQFLAHGARYVLLSVVRQDITFSDPEFHKREATLMASRNAQPEDFAEVVRQMQAGRVPTRALNTHVGRLDDGVALFDAWARPEAGVIKAILEV, encoded by the coding sequence ATGAAAGCTCTCATCTGCGACGAGCCAGGCCGTCTTTCCGTCGTGGACCGGCCGATCCCGCAACGCGGGGAAGGCGATGTTCTGGTGCGGATCCGCCATGTCGGCATCTGCGGCACCGATTTCCACATCTATGCCGGCAAGCATCCGTTTCTGGCCTATCCAAGGGTCATGGGCCACGAGCTTTCCGGCACCGTGGAAGAAGCCCCAGCCGGCAGTGCGCTGAAGCGGGGCGACGGCGTCTACATCGTTCCCTATCTCTCCTGCGGCACCTGTCACGCCTGTCGCAAGGGCCTGACCAATGCCTGCCAGAACATTCAGGTCCTCGGCGTCCACTGCGACGGCGGCATGGCGGAATATCTCTCCGTTCCCGAGCAGAACGTCATCCCGACGGGTGGGATCGCCCTTGCCGATGCGGCCATGATCGAATTTCTGGCGATCGGCGCGCATGGCGTCAGGCGCGGCGATCTCGGGCCGCGCGATCGGGTTCTCGTCACCGGTGCCGGGCCTATCGGCATGTCGGCAATCATCTTTGCGAAAGCGCGGGGATCGCAGGTCACCGTCATGGATACGCGCGAGGACCGGCTGGCCTTTGCGGTCGATCGTCTTGGCGCCGATGCCCGCATCTTTGCCGATGCAGGCGCCGAAGCGGCGGTTCAGGAGATGACGCAGGGTGACGGATTCGACGTCGTGATCGATGCCACCGGCAATGCCATCCCCATGCAGCGGGGCTTCCAGTTCCTCGCCCATGGTGCCCGTTACGTTCTGCTGTCCGTCGTGCGCCAGGATATCACCTTCTCCGATCCGGAGTTCCATAAGCGGGAAGCGACGCTGATGGCGAGCCGCAATGCGCAGCCGGAGGATTTTGCCGAAGTGGTGCGGCAGATGCAGGCCGGAAGGGTTCCCACACGCGCCTTGAATACCCATGTTGGTCGTCTGGATGATGGCGTTGCGCTCTTCGATGCGTGGGCGCGGCCGGAGGCAGGCGTGATCAAGGCCATATTGGAGGTTTGA